AAAAAGGTGGAAATGGCGTGCTACGAGGGCATTCCGCACTTGCTTATGCCTGTGGTAACGGAGGTAGAAAACGCGGTAAAAGTCTTGGAATGCGCGGTAAAAGAGATGATGTATCGCTACGATTTGCTTAAAAAAGTCGGCTCAAAAAACTTGGACTCATTTAACGAAAAAGTCGCCAACCGCGAATTAGACAAATTGGTAAGCCGCGGAGAATTAGACCAAAGCGAAAACAAAAAAATGTGCTACATTGTGGTAATTATCGACGAATTGGCAGACCTTATGATGACGGCTGGCAAAGAGGTTGAAAAATACATTCAGCGCATAGCCCAACTCGCCCGAGCGGTCGGAATTCACTTAATTGTAGCGACCCAACGCCCGGACACCAAGGTTATCACAGGAAATATTAAGGCGAATTTACCGTCGCGAATAGCTTTCCGCGTTATGAGCTACATTGACAGCCGCACAATTATCGACAGCAAAGGCGCGGAACAGTTGCTCGGAAACGGCGATATGCTTTACCTCAAAAACGGCGCGCCGAAAATCATTCGTTATCACGGGGCGTTTATCAGCGAAAAAGACGTGGAAAACCTTGTGGAAAACATAAAAAACCAAGGCTACAAATGCGAAAATCTGCCGTCGTTCGACATAAAAGAAGAGCCCGATTACGGCGACAACGACGTTTCTTACAACGACGGCTACGGTGGTCGCCCAACGTCGGATTACGGCTCGGGCGAAGGAATTGCAAAAGCATACAGTAGCGCGGGTCGCCGCAAATTAGGCAATCGCGACGAAATGTTTGAAGAAGCGGCGCGGCTTATCGTTATCAGCAAACTCGGCTCAACGTCGAGCATCCAGCGGCATCTTAATCTCGGCTATGCGCGCGCAGGACGAGTGATGGACGAATTGGCGGCGGCGGGAATTGTCGGTCCGCAGGAAGTTATCGGAAAGCCGCGCAAAGTTTTAGTGAGCGAAAATGAATTGGAAAATATTTTGGAGAGTTTATCTCAGGAAAGCGAGTAAAAATGGAAAGACTTTTTGACTTTTTGAACGCGGTTATTATCGGAATAGTACAGGGCTTAACGGAGTTTTTGCCCATTTCATCTACGGGGCACATGTTGATTGCCGAGCAATTTTTGCGGGGAAATTACAGCGACGCATTTTTTGTCCTCATACAAGTGCCGACGATTGCCGCCGCCGTTCTTGTATTTCGCAAGGACATAGCGGGATTTTTTACAAATTACAAAGACCCGCAAACCAGAGATTATGTTCTCAAGCTGTTTGTTGCATTTTTTATTACGGGGGTCGGCGGTTTTACGGCGAGCAGACTTGGCATTACTTTGCCCGAAAGCGTTTTGCCCGTCGCTATTGCGCTTATTGTCGGAGCAATAATAATTTTTGTAGCGGAAAACCGTTTCAAGAAGAGCGTATCGCTCTCAAACATAACTTGGACGGTGGTAATTGCCGTAGCGGTCGGACAGATAATCGCGGCAATATTTCCCGGCTCTTCTCGTTCGGGAATGGCGATTATGGGCGCGTTGCTTGTAGGACTAACACGTCCCGAAGCGGTTAAATTTTCGTTTTTGGTCGGCATTCCGACAATGTTTGCGGCAGGCGGCTACAAATTACTCGGAGAAGTAAAAGCGGGAACGGCTGGCAATTTGTTTTTGCCCGAATACATTGTAGCATACGTCGTAGCAACCGTTGCGGCGTGGCTTACGGTAGTTTGGCTGCTTAAATTCGTTCAAACGA
This sequence is a window from Chitinivibrionia bacterium. Protein-coding genes within it:
- a CDS encoding FtsK/SpoIIIE domain-containing protein, encoding KKVEMACYEGIPHLLMPVVTEVENAVKVLECAVKEMMYRYDLLKKVGSKNLDSFNEKVANRELDKLVSRGELDQSENKKMCYIVVIIDELADLMMTAGKEVEKYIQRIAQLARAVGIHLIVATQRPDTKVITGNIKANLPSRIAFRVMSYIDSRTIIDSKGAEQLLGNGDMLYLKNGAPKIIRYHGAFISEKDVENLVENIKNQGYKCENLPSFDIKEEPDYGDNDVSYNDGYGGRPTSDYGSGEGIAKAYSSAGRRKLGNRDEMFEEAARLIVISKLGSTSSIQRHLNLGYARAGRVMDELAAAGIVGPQEVIGKPRKVLVSENELENILESLSQESE
- a CDS encoding undecaprenyl-diphosphate phosphatase; protein product: MERLFDFLNAVIIGIVQGLTEFLPISSTGHMLIAEQFLRGNYSDAFFVLIQVPTIAAAVLVFRKDIAGFFTNYKDPQTRDYVLKLFVAFFITGVGGFTASRLGITLPESVLPVAIALIVGAIIIFVAENRFKKSVSLSNITWTVVIAVAVGQIIAAIFPGSSRSGMAIMGALLVGLTRPEAVKFSFLVGIPTMFAAGGYKLLGEVKAGTAGNLFLPEYIVAYVVATVAAWLTVVWLLKFVQTRDFIPFAWYRIALGVLLLVLFGVGVIS